A section of the Primulina eburnea isolate SZY01 chromosome 1, ASM2296580v1, whole genome shotgun sequence genome encodes:
- the LOC140814220 gene encoding DNA mismatch repair protein MLH3 isoform X1: MKHIKGLPEAVHSSMRSGVVICDLTRIVEELVLNSIDAGATEVSVAVRVGNCYIKVVDNGSGITRDGLVLLGEQYATSKFDPMDSMDAGMESFDFHGETLCSISDISLLEIVTKARGRPNGYKKIMKNRKCLFLSISDDRLDSGTTVTARDIFYNQPVRRKHMESSPKVLESIRMSVLRISLIHVNASFKVMDSESACELLHVGPSHPPLSILFSNSRIGGALHRLNISSGALNVSGHISPPLQNFSLKVIQYIYINSRFICKGPIHKLLNQLATKFDVSNSSKPTAGSQNVKRNKGQMGPTFILNLSCPRSHYDIVASEQSRTSVEFKDWGPVLSCIENGVVNLWTENLSHATFESGRKRFRGQNIPTSIDLDTTQLKNLSENYDNFHAWEECASSRRETSPKVYKVKKHQSGAGFWPDADYLSRSCDQSQSGHRVSKNEDSSCRRNPCCVFSPDCYHFIGYSSDKQEAGVSFPEMGFLQKTYADTNNMSMSRTSVGCLALGDDIPINRDLRKSLRRCYFQRSFPHDKKSSADDERSEFESQDLRIQEKWVDCDKNVENEICPVFYGRDVPCNKEPPFQDSPMIPYDTHEDLEFMIRDSLDSTEVFSDIITDSCKHFLNCKSSQQSSGSGRCPITAKQIVGTKFPETLVESHSEFDEDSTQGYFIHREDDDLVGGNSSLKGNWFRQSCSIMNSFLDQKKGIGDYDWDDFENSPSEYPLETFCETDWSPLPFFNDNSSKRYSVSSFDHDPLLENDCGRPNDRMQERTSNRKKSSIRSRSAPPCYKGKKRFFGLSDSSSVSARSSCQMIAKTLLSTGPSSLNPALLHEENVSLRPGLERTPETIKIQDGISPKQQLTSMETVGRVDFQEIHDPLDSGQKWRKYCLPAEGGHARCYNKDQDTILDISSDSFHLIRDSLVPTTIDKTSLDDAKVLNQVDKKFIAVVARETLIVIDQHAADERIRLEELRHKVLSGEMKKITYLDAEQEMVFPEIGYQLLHNYEEQIQKWGWICNIHSRGTGSFTRSIDHLHRQATAVKLLAVPCIVGVNLTDGDLLEFLQQLGDTDGSSTIPPSVHRVLNSKACRGAIMFGDTLLPSECSLIVEELKQTSLCFQCAHGRPTTVPLVNLAILHDKITKLGSQKLWHGLHQHELSIQRSAQRLSSAIG, encoded by the exons ATGAAGCACATCAAGGGTTTACCAGAGGCGGTTCACAGTTCCATGCGTTCAGGAGTTGTAATATGTGATTTGACAAGGATTGTTGAAGAGCTCGTTCTAAATAGCATTGATGCAGGTGCTACCGAG GTGTCTGTTGCAGTCAGGGTTGGTAATTGCTATATTAAAGTGGTGGATAATG GATCTGGTATTACACGAGATGGATTGGTGCTTCTGGGAGAACAATATG CAACATCAAAGTTTGATCCCATGGATTCAATGGATGCTGGTATGGAAAGCTTTGACTTTCATGGAGAAACTCTGTGCTCAATTTCTGATATATCTTTGCTGGAAATTGTGACAAAAGCACGTGGAAGGCCAAATGGATATAAAAAGATAATGAAG AACCGCAAGTGTTTGTTTCTTTCCATAAGTGATGATAGACTAGATTCAGGCACTACAG TTACTGCCCGTGATATATTTTACAATCAACCAGTTCGCAGGAAACACATGGAATCCAG TCCCAAGGTCTTGGAATCCATCAGAATGAGTGTGCTAAGAATTTCCCTCATTCATGTGAATGCCTCCTTTAAAGTCATGGATTCAGAGAG TGCATGTGAGCTGCTTCATGTTGGACCTTCCCACCCTCCTTTGTCAATACTTTTTAGTAATTCCAGGATCGGGGGAGCTTTGCATAGATTGAACATATCTAGTGGTGCATTGAACGTTTCTGGACATATCTCTCCCCCTTTGCAAAATTTTTCTCTAAAG GTGATACAATATATAT ACATCAATTCAAGATTTATTTGCAAAGGACCAATACATAAACTATTGAATCAGTTGGCAACTAAATTTGATGTATCGAATTCATCAAAGCCTACTGCTGGTTCCCAAAACGTGAAACGAAATAAGGGTCAGATGGGTCCAACATTCATTTTGAATCTAAGCTGCCCAAGATCTCACTATGATATAGTTGCTTCTGAGCAATCAAGGACCTCAGTTGAATTTAAG GATTGGGGTCCTGTACTTTCTTGCATTGAGAATGGCGTCGTCAACCTTTGGACTGAGAATCTGTCTCATG CCACTTTTGAAAGTGGAAGAAAGAGATTCAGGGGACAGAATATCCCAACATCTATAGATCTTGATACCACACAGCTGAAGAATCTATCTGAAAATTATGATAATTTTCATGCTTGGGAGGAGTGCGCATCTTCACGCAGAGAAACTTCCCCAAAAGTTTATAAGGTTAAAAAGCATCAAAGTGGGGCTGGTTTTTGGCCTGATGCTGACTACTTAAGTCGATCGTGCGATCAATCTCAATCTGGTCACAGAGTATCAAAAAATGAAGATAGTAGCTGCCGTCGAAACCCTTGCTGTGTTTTCTCTCCAGATTGTTACCACTTTATTGGATATTCATCTGATAAACAAGAGGCTGGTGTGTCATTTCCAGAAATGGGTTTCTTACAAAAAACTTATGCTGACACAAATAACATGTCAATGAGTAGGACATCTGTTGGTTGCCTTGCACTTGGCGATGATATACCTATTAATCGGGATCTGAGAAAATCTCTGAGGCGctgctactttcaaagaagctTTCCACATGACAAAAAATCATCTGCAGATGATGAAAGATCTGAATTTGAAAGTCAGGACTTGAGAATACAGGAAAAGTGGGTTGATTGTGATAAGAACGTTGAGAATGAAATTTGTCCTGTCTTTTATGGAAGAGATGTACCGTGCAATAAAGAACCACCATTTCAAGATTCTCCTATGATTCCATATGACACACATGAAGACTTAGAGTTCATGATAAGAGACTCCTTGGATTCAACTGAAGTATTTAGTGACATCATAACTGACTCCTGTAAACATTTCTTGAACTGCAAGTCAAGTCAGCAATCTTCTGGTTCTGGAAGGTGCCCCATTACAGCAAAGCAAATTGTTGGGACCAAGTTTCCGGAAACTCTGGTTGAAAGTCACTCTGAATTTGATGAAGATTCTACGCAGGGATATTTCATTCATAGAGAAGATGATGATCTCGTAGGTGGCAATTCAAGTTTGAAAGGAAATTGGTTCCGGCAAAGTTGCTCAATTATGAACTCTTTCCTTGATCAAAAGAAAGGAATTGGGGATTATGATTGGGATGACTTTGAGAATTCTCCATCTGAATACCCTTTAGAAACATTTTGCGAAACTGATTGGTCTCCTTTACCTTTTTTCAATGACAATAGTTCCAAAAGATACTCAGTGTCATCATTCGATCATGATCCTTTGTTGGAGAATGACTGTGGAAGACCGAATGATAGGATGCAAGAGAGAACATCTAATAGAAAGAAAAGCTCAATAAGGAGCCGTTCAGCTCCACCATGTTACAAAGGCAAGAAGAGATTTTTTGGTTTGAGTGATTCTTCCAGCGTGTCCGCAAGAAGCAGCTGCCAGATGATCGCCAAAACACTGTTATCTACAG GGCCAAGCAGCTTGAATCCTGCACTACTTCATGAAGAAAATGTGAGCTTAAG GCCAGGGTTAGAAAGGACACCAGAGACCATCAAGATTCAGGATGGCATATCACCAAAGCAGCAACTAACCAGCATGGAGACTGTTGGAA GAGTAGATTTTCAAGAAATCCACGATCCTTTGGATTCTGGACAGAAATGGAGAAAGTATTGTTTGCCCGCCGAG GGTGGGCATGCACGGTGTTATAACAAAGATCAGGATACCATACTTGACATCTCCTCGGACTCCTTTCACCTTATTCGTGATTCATTAGTTCCTACAACCATTGATAAGACCTCCCTTGATGATGCCAAAGTCCTTAATCAGGTGGATAAGAAGTTCATTGCAGTTGTGGCTAGAGAAACCCTCATTGTGATTGATCAG CATGCTGCTGATGAGAGAATAAGACTGGAAGAATTGCGCCACAAG GTGTTATCTGGAGAAATGAAGAAAATCACCTACCTGGATGCAGAGCAAGAAATG GTCTTTCCGGAAATTGGATATCAGTTATTGCATAATTATGAGGAACAAATTCAGAAGTGGGGTTGGATATGCAATATTCATTCCCGTGGTACAGGTTCCTTCACAAG AAGTATAGATCATCTACACAGACAGGCAACTGCCGTTAAACTTCTCGCG GTACCATGTATTGTGGGTGTCAATTTAACCGATGGTGATCTGCTAGAATTTCTTCAACAG CTTGGTGATACGGATGGATCGTCGACCATACCTCCATCGGTTCATCGCGTACTTAATAGCAAAGCATGTAGGG GTGCGATCATGTTTGGAGATACATTACTGCCTTCCGAATGTTCCCTTATCGTTGAAGAGCTAAAACAAACTTCACTGTGTTTCCAG TGTGCTCATGGGAGACCAACCACTGTTCCGCTAGTCAACTTAGCCATCCTGCACGATAAGATAACTAAGCTTGGTTCACAGAAGTTGTGGCATGGATTACACCAACACGAGCTCAGCATACAACGCAGTGCACAGCGTCTAAGCTCTGCTATTGGTTAG
- the LOC140814220 gene encoding DNA mismatch repair protein MLH3 isoform X3, producing MKHIKGLPEAVHSSMRSGVVICDLTRIVEELVLNSIDAGATEVSVAVRVGNCYIKVVDNGSGITRDGLVLLGEQYATSKFDPMDSMDAGMESFDFHGETLCSISDISLLEIVTKARGRPNGYKKIMKNRKCLFLSISDDRLDSGTTVTARDIFYNQPVRRKHMESSPKVLESIRMSVLRISLIHVNASFKVMDSESACELLHVGPSHPPLSILFSNSRIGGALHRLNISSGALNVSGHISPPLQNFSLKVIQYIYINSRFICKGPIHKLLNQLATKFDVSNSSKPTAGSQNVKRNKGQMGPTFILNLSCPRSHYDIVASEQSRTSVEFKDWGPVLSCIENGVVNLWTENLSHATFESGRKRFRGQNIPTSIDLDTTQLKNLSENYDNFHAWEECASSRRETSPKVYKVKKHQSGAGFWPDADYLSRSCDQSQSGHRVSKNEDSSCRRNPCCVFSPDCYHFIGYSSDKQEAGVSFPEMGFLQKTYADTNNMSMSRTSVGCLALGDDIPINRDLRKSLRRCYFQRSFPHDKKSSADDERSEFESQDLRIQEKWVDCDKNVENEICPVFYGRDVPCNKEPPFQDSPMIPYDTHEDLEFMIRDSLDSTEVFSDIITDSCKHFLNCKSSQQSSGSGRCPITAKQIVGTKFPETLVESHSEFDEDSTQGYFIHREDDDLVGGNSSLKGNWFRQSCSIMNSFLDQKKGIGDYDWDDFENSPSEYPLETFCETDWSPLPFFNDNSSKRYSVSSFDHDPLLENDCGRPNDRMQERTSNRKKSSIRSRSAPPCYKGKKRFFGLSDSSSVSARSSCQMIAKTLLSTGPSSLNPALLHEENVSLRPGLERTPETIKIQDGISPKQQLTSMETVGRVDFQEIHDPLDSGQKWRKYCLPAEGGHARCYNKDQDTILDISSDSFHLIRDSLVPTTIDKTSLDDAKVLNQVDKKFIAVVARETLIVIDQHAADERIRLEELRHKVLSGEMKKITYLDAEQEMVFPEIGYQLLHNYEEQIQKWGWICNIHSRGTGSFTRSIDHLHRQATAVKLLAVPCIVGVNLTDGDLLEFLQQLGDTDGSSTIPPSVHRVLNSKACAIMFGDTLLPSECSLIVEELKQTSLCFQCAHGRPTTVPLVNLAILHDKITKLGSQKLWHGLHQHELSIQRSAQRLSSAIG from the exons ATGAAGCACATCAAGGGTTTACCAGAGGCGGTTCACAGTTCCATGCGTTCAGGAGTTGTAATATGTGATTTGACAAGGATTGTTGAAGAGCTCGTTCTAAATAGCATTGATGCAGGTGCTACCGAG GTGTCTGTTGCAGTCAGGGTTGGTAATTGCTATATTAAAGTGGTGGATAATG GATCTGGTATTACACGAGATGGATTGGTGCTTCTGGGAGAACAATATG CAACATCAAAGTTTGATCCCATGGATTCAATGGATGCTGGTATGGAAAGCTTTGACTTTCATGGAGAAACTCTGTGCTCAATTTCTGATATATCTTTGCTGGAAATTGTGACAAAAGCACGTGGAAGGCCAAATGGATATAAAAAGATAATGAAG AACCGCAAGTGTTTGTTTCTTTCCATAAGTGATGATAGACTAGATTCAGGCACTACAG TTACTGCCCGTGATATATTTTACAATCAACCAGTTCGCAGGAAACACATGGAATCCAG TCCCAAGGTCTTGGAATCCATCAGAATGAGTGTGCTAAGAATTTCCCTCATTCATGTGAATGCCTCCTTTAAAGTCATGGATTCAGAGAG TGCATGTGAGCTGCTTCATGTTGGACCTTCCCACCCTCCTTTGTCAATACTTTTTAGTAATTCCAGGATCGGGGGAGCTTTGCATAGATTGAACATATCTAGTGGTGCATTGAACGTTTCTGGACATATCTCTCCCCCTTTGCAAAATTTTTCTCTAAAG GTGATACAATATATAT ACATCAATTCAAGATTTATTTGCAAAGGACCAATACATAAACTATTGAATCAGTTGGCAACTAAATTTGATGTATCGAATTCATCAAAGCCTACTGCTGGTTCCCAAAACGTGAAACGAAATAAGGGTCAGATGGGTCCAACATTCATTTTGAATCTAAGCTGCCCAAGATCTCACTATGATATAGTTGCTTCTGAGCAATCAAGGACCTCAGTTGAATTTAAG GATTGGGGTCCTGTACTTTCTTGCATTGAGAATGGCGTCGTCAACCTTTGGACTGAGAATCTGTCTCATG CCACTTTTGAAAGTGGAAGAAAGAGATTCAGGGGACAGAATATCCCAACATCTATAGATCTTGATACCACACAGCTGAAGAATCTATCTGAAAATTATGATAATTTTCATGCTTGGGAGGAGTGCGCATCTTCACGCAGAGAAACTTCCCCAAAAGTTTATAAGGTTAAAAAGCATCAAAGTGGGGCTGGTTTTTGGCCTGATGCTGACTACTTAAGTCGATCGTGCGATCAATCTCAATCTGGTCACAGAGTATCAAAAAATGAAGATAGTAGCTGCCGTCGAAACCCTTGCTGTGTTTTCTCTCCAGATTGTTACCACTTTATTGGATATTCATCTGATAAACAAGAGGCTGGTGTGTCATTTCCAGAAATGGGTTTCTTACAAAAAACTTATGCTGACACAAATAACATGTCAATGAGTAGGACATCTGTTGGTTGCCTTGCACTTGGCGATGATATACCTATTAATCGGGATCTGAGAAAATCTCTGAGGCGctgctactttcaaagaagctTTCCACATGACAAAAAATCATCTGCAGATGATGAAAGATCTGAATTTGAAAGTCAGGACTTGAGAATACAGGAAAAGTGGGTTGATTGTGATAAGAACGTTGAGAATGAAATTTGTCCTGTCTTTTATGGAAGAGATGTACCGTGCAATAAAGAACCACCATTTCAAGATTCTCCTATGATTCCATATGACACACATGAAGACTTAGAGTTCATGATAAGAGACTCCTTGGATTCAACTGAAGTATTTAGTGACATCATAACTGACTCCTGTAAACATTTCTTGAACTGCAAGTCAAGTCAGCAATCTTCTGGTTCTGGAAGGTGCCCCATTACAGCAAAGCAAATTGTTGGGACCAAGTTTCCGGAAACTCTGGTTGAAAGTCACTCTGAATTTGATGAAGATTCTACGCAGGGATATTTCATTCATAGAGAAGATGATGATCTCGTAGGTGGCAATTCAAGTTTGAAAGGAAATTGGTTCCGGCAAAGTTGCTCAATTATGAACTCTTTCCTTGATCAAAAGAAAGGAATTGGGGATTATGATTGGGATGACTTTGAGAATTCTCCATCTGAATACCCTTTAGAAACATTTTGCGAAACTGATTGGTCTCCTTTACCTTTTTTCAATGACAATAGTTCCAAAAGATACTCAGTGTCATCATTCGATCATGATCCTTTGTTGGAGAATGACTGTGGAAGACCGAATGATAGGATGCAAGAGAGAACATCTAATAGAAAGAAAAGCTCAATAAGGAGCCGTTCAGCTCCACCATGTTACAAAGGCAAGAAGAGATTTTTTGGTTTGAGTGATTCTTCCAGCGTGTCCGCAAGAAGCAGCTGCCAGATGATCGCCAAAACACTGTTATCTACAG GGCCAAGCAGCTTGAATCCTGCACTACTTCATGAAGAAAATGTGAGCTTAAG GCCAGGGTTAGAAAGGACACCAGAGACCATCAAGATTCAGGATGGCATATCACCAAAGCAGCAACTAACCAGCATGGAGACTGTTGGAA GAGTAGATTTTCAAGAAATCCACGATCCTTTGGATTCTGGACAGAAATGGAGAAAGTATTGTTTGCCCGCCGAG GGTGGGCATGCACGGTGTTATAACAAAGATCAGGATACCATACTTGACATCTCCTCGGACTCCTTTCACCTTATTCGTGATTCATTAGTTCCTACAACCATTGATAAGACCTCCCTTGATGATGCCAAAGTCCTTAATCAGGTGGATAAGAAGTTCATTGCAGTTGTGGCTAGAGAAACCCTCATTGTGATTGATCAG CATGCTGCTGATGAGAGAATAAGACTGGAAGAATTGCGCCACAAG GTGTTATCTGGAGAAATGAAGAAAATCACCTACCTGGATGCAGAGCAAGAAATG GTCTTTCCGGAAATTGGATATCAGTTATTGCATAATTATGAGGAACAAATTCAGAAGTGGGGTTGGATATGCAATATTCATTCCCGTGGTACAGGTTCCTTCACAAG AAGTATAGATCATCTACACAGACAGGCAACTGCCGTTAAACTTCTCGCG GTACCATGTATTGTGGGTGTCAATTTAACCGATGGTGATCTGCTAGAATTTCTTCAACAG CTTGGTGATACGGATGGATCGTCGACCATACCTCCATCGGTTCATCGCGTACTTAATAGCAAAGCAT GTGCGATCATGTTTGGAGATACATTACTGCCTTCCGAATGTTCCCTTATCGTTGAAGAGCTAAAACAAACTTCACTGTGTTTCCAG TGTGCTCATGGGAGACCAACCACTGTTCCGCTAGTCAACTTAGCCATCCTGCACGATAAGATAACTAAGCTTGGTTCACAGAAGTTGTGGCATGGATTACACCAACACGAGCTCAGCATACAACGCAGTGCACAGCGTCTAAGCTCTGCTATTGGTTAG
- the LOC140814220 gene encoding DNA mismatch repair protein MLH3 isoform X2, which translates to MKHIKGLPEAVHSSMRSGVVICDLTRIVEELVLNSIDAGATEVSVAVRVGNCYIKVVDNGSGITRDGLVLLGEQYATSKFDPMDSMDAGMESFDFHGETLCSISDISLLEIVTKARGRPNGYKKIMKNRKCLFLSISDDRLDSGTTVTARDIFYNQPVRRKHMESSPKVLESIRMSVLRISLIHVNASFKVMDSESACELLHVGPSHPPLSILFSNSRIGGALHRLNISSGALNVSGHISPPLQNFSLKVIQYIYINSRFICKGPIHKLLNQLATKFDVSNSSKPTAGSQNVKRNKGQMGPTFILNLSCPRSHYDIVASEQSRTSVEFKDWGPVLSCIENGVVNLWTENLSHATFESGRKRFRGQNIPTSIDLDTTQLKNLSENYDNFHAWEECASSRRETSPKVYKVKKHQSGAGFWPDADYLSRSCDQSQSGHRVSKNEDSSCRRNPCCVFSPDCYHFIGYSSDKQEAGVSFPEMGFLQKTYADTNNMSMSRTSVGCLALGDDIPINRDLRKSLRRCYFQRSFPHDKKSSADDERSEFESQDLRIQEKWVDCDKNVENEICPVFYGRDVPCNKEPPFQDSPMIPYDTHEDLEFMIRDSLDSTEVFSDIITDSCKHFLNCKSSQQSSGSGRCPITAKQIVGTKFPETLVESHSEFDEDSTQGYFIHREDDDLVGGNSSLKGNWFRQSCSIMNSFLDQKKGIGDYDWDDFENSPSEYPLETFCETDWSPLPFFNDNSSKRYSVSSFDHDPLLENDCGRPNDRMQERTSNRKKSSIRSRSAPPCYKGKKRFFGLSDSSSVSARSSCQMIAKTLLSTGPSSLNPALLHEENVSLRPGLERTPETIKIQDGISPKQQLTSMETVGNFQEIHDPLDSGQKWRKYCLPAEGGHARCYNKDQDTILDISSDSFHLIRDSLVPTTIDKTSLDDAKVLNQVDKKFIAVVARETLIVIDQHAADERIRLEELRHKVLSGEMKKITYLDAEQEMVFPEIGYQLLHNYEEQIQKWGWICNIHSRGTGSFTRSIDHLHRQATAVKLLAVPCIVGVNLTDGDLLEFLQQLGDTDGSSTIPPSVHRVLNSKACRGAIMFGDTLLPSECSLIVEELKQTSLCFQCAHGRPTTVPLVNLAILHDKITKLGSQKLWHGLHQHELSIQRSAQRLSSAIG; encoded by the exons ATGAAGCACATCAAGGGTTTACCAGAGGCGGTTCACAGTTCCATGCGTTCAGGAGTTGTAATATGTGATTTGACAAGGATTGTTGAAGAGCTCGTTCTAAATAGCATTGATGCAGGTGCTACCGAG GTGTCTGTTGCAGTCAGGGTTGGTAATTGCTATATTAAAGTGGTGGATAATG GATCTGGTATTACACGAGATGGATTGGTGCTTCTGGGAGAACAATATG CAACATCAAAGTTTGATCCCATGGATTCAATGGATGCTGGTATGGAAAGCTTTGACTTTCATGGAGAAACTCTGTGCTCAATTTCTGATATATCTTTGCTGGAAATTGTGACAAAAGCACGTGGAAGGCCAAATGGATATAAAAAGATAATGAAG AACCGCAAGTGTTTGTTTCTTTCCATAAGTGATGATAGACTAGATTCAGGCACTACAG TTACTGCCCGTGATATATTTTACAATCAACCAGTTCGCAGGAAACACATGGAATCCAG TCCCAAGGTCTTGGAATCCATCAGAATGAGTGTGCTAAGAATTTCCCTCATTCATGTGAATGCCTCCTTTAAAGTCATGGATTCAGAGAG TGCATGTGAGCTGCTTCATGTTGGACCTTCCCACCCTCCTTTGTCAATACTTTTTAGTAATTCCAGGATCGGGGGAGCTTTGCATAGATTGAACATATCTAGTGGTGCATTGAACGTTTCTGGACATATCTCTCCCCCTTTGCAAAATTTTTCTCTAAAG GTGATACAATATATAT ACATCAATTCAAGATTTATTTGCAAAGGACCAATACATAAACTATTGAATCAGTTGGCAACTAAATTTGATGTATCGAATTCATCAAAGCCTACTGCTGGTTCCCAAAACGTGAAACGAAATAAGGGTCAGATGGGTCCAACATTCATTTTGAATCTAAGCTGCCCAAGATCTCACTATGATATAGTTGCTTCTGAGCAATCAAGGACCTCAGTTGAATTTAAG GATTGGGGTCCTGTACTTTCTTGCATTGAGAATGGCGTCGTCAACCTTTGGACTGAGAATCTGTCTCATG CCACTTTTGAAAGTGGAAGAAAGAGATTCAGGGGACAGAATATCCCAACATCTATAGATCTTGATACCACACAGCTGAAGAATCTATCTGAAAATTATGATAATTTTCATGCTTGGGAGGAGTGCGCATCTTCACGCAGAGAAACTTCCCCAAAAGTTTATAAGGTTAAAAAGCATCAAAGTGGGGCTGGTTTTTGGCCTGATGCTGACTACTTAAGTCGATCGTGCGATCAATCTCAATCTGGTCACAGAGTATCAAAAAATGAAGATAGTAGCTGCCGTCGAAACCCTTGCTGTGTTTTCTCTCCAGATTGTTACCACTTTATTGGATATTCATCTGATAAACAAGAGGCTGGTGTGTCATTTCCAGAAATGGGTTTCTTACAAAAAACTTATGCTGACACAAATAACATGTCAATGAGTAGGACATCTGTTGGTTGCCTTGCACTTGGCGATGATATACCTATTAATCGGGATCTGAGAAAATCTCTGAGGCGctgctactttcaaagaagctTTCCACATGACAAAAAATCATCTGCAGATGATGAAAGATCTGAATTTGAAAGTCAGGACTTGAGAATACAGGAAAAGTGGGTTGATTGTGATAAGAACGTTGAGAATGAAATTTGTCCTGTCTTTTATGGAAGAGATGTACCGTGCAATAAAGAACCACCATTTCAAGATTCTCCTATGATTCCATATGACACACATGAAGACTTAGAGTTCATGATAAGAGACTCCTTGGATTCAACTGAAGTATTTAGTGACATCATAACTGACTCCTGTAAACATTTCTTGAACTGCAAGTCAAGTCAGCAATCTTCTGGTTCTGGAAGGTGCCCCATTACAGCAAAGCAAATTGTTGGGACCAAGTTTCCGGAAACTCTGGTTGAAAGTCACTCTGAATTTGATGAAGATTCTACGCAGGGATATTTCATTCATAGAGAAGATGATGATCTCGTAGGTGGCAATTCAAGTTTGAAAGGAAATTGGTTCCGGCAAAGTTGCTCAATTATGAACTCTTTCCTTGATCAAAAGAAAGGAATTGGGGATTATGATTGGGATGACTTTGAGAATTCTCCATCTGAATACCCTTTAGAAACATTTTGCGAAACTGATTGGTCTCCTTTACCTTTTTTCAATGACAATAGTTCCAAAAGATACTCAGTGTCATCATTCGATCATGATCCTTTGTTGGAGAATGACTGTGGAAGACCGAATGATAGGATGCAAGAGAGAACATCTAATAGAAAGAAAAGCTCAATAAGGAGCCGTTCAGCTCCACCATGTTACAAAGGCAAGAAGAGATTTTTTGGTTTGAGTGATTCTTCCAGCGTGTCCGCAAGAAGCAGCTGCCAGATGATCGCCAAAACACTGTTATCTACAG GGCCAAGCAGCTTGAATCCTGCACTACTTCATGAAGAAAATGTGAGCTTAAG GCCAGGGTTAGAAAGGACACCAGAGACCATCAAGATTCAGGATGGCATATCACCAAAGCAGCAACTAACCAGCATGGAGACTGTTGGAA ATTTTCAAGAAATCCACGATCCTTTGGATTCTGGACAGAAATGGAGAAAGTATTGTTTGCCCGCCGAG GGTGGGCATGCACGGTGTTATAACAAAGATCAGGATACCATACTTGACATCTCCTCGGACTCCTTTCACCTTATTCGTGATTCATTAGTTCCTACAACCATTGATAAGACCTCCCTTGATGATGCCAAAGTCCTTAATCAGGTGGATAAGAAGTTCATTGCAGTTGTGGCTAGAGAAACCCTCATTGTGATTGATCAG CATGCTGCTGATGAGAGAATAAGACTGGAAGAATTGCGCCACAAG GTGTTATCTGGAGAAATGAAGAAAATCACCTACCTGGATGCAGAGCAAGAAATG GTCTTTCCGGAAATTGGATATCAGTTATTGCATAATTATGAGGAACAAATTCAGAAGTGGGGTTGGATATGCAATATTCATTCCCGTGGTACAGGTTCCTTCACAAG AAGTATAGATCATCTACACAGACAGGCAACTGCCGTTAAACTTCTCGCG GTACCATGTATTGTGGGTGTCAATTTAACCGATGGTGATCTGCTAGAATTTCTTCAACAG CTTGGTGATACGGATGGATCGTCGACCATACCTCCATCGGTTCATCGCGTACTTAATAGCAAAGCATGTAGGG GTGCGATCATGTTTGGAGATACATTACTGCCTTCCGAATGTTCCCTTATCGTTGAAGAGCTAAAACAAACTTCACTGTGTTTCCAG TGTGCTCATGGGAGACCAACCACTGTTCCGCTAGTCAACTTAGCCATCCTGCACGATAAGATAACTAAGCTTGGTTCACAGAAGTTGTGGCATGGATTACACCAACACGAGCTCAGCATACAACGCAGTGCACAGCGTCTAAGCTCTGCTATTGGTTAG